One Pseudomonas brassicacearum genomic region harbors:
- a CDS encoding barstar family protein, with product MASMSYLKKASAVSIHFVRAEEIKDELDSLGDMVIARSVANVRSDKDLFAVVASAMQFPDYFGSNWDALDECLGDMDWLPADGYCLVLRDAAKGWSQAPYALGCFVTAWLEAAEYWAESRTPFHLVFVM from the coding sequence ATGGCGAGTATGAGCTACTTGAAAAAAGCGTCGGCAGTTTCGATCCACTTTGTCCGCGCTGAGGAGATTAAAGATGAGTTGGACTCTCTAGGGGATATGGTAATAGCGAGGTCAGTAGCGAATGTAAGGTCAGATAAGGATTTGTTTGCAGTTGTCGCGTCGGCGATGCAGTTTCCAGATTATTTTGGAAGCAACTGGGACGCTCTTGATGAGTGTTTGGGTGATATGGATTGGTTGCCTGCTGATGGTTATTGTCTTGTTCTACGCGATGCAGCTAAAGGATGGTCTCAGGCCCCATATGCGTTGGGGTGTTTTGTAACGGCTTGGCTGGAAGCTGCTGAGTATTGGGCGGAAAGCAGAACGCCATTCCATTTAGTGTTCGTTATGTAA
- a CDS encoding DUF2247 family protein produces MSPFKILSELGLVCWSTIFLGFRKGWVKRSDVFDYAIGQLMSEDAGQEVALIAGGEYLSDEELLGLIEKKQQGQDAVSDLDKWRLAFLLCIGRSGDSEENKVCRLQEVYADFDYPEDMALCSVYSQGEVSPLVAMSWVVKKLQGQLLSS; encoded by the coding sequence ATGTCTCCATTCAAAATTTTGTCTGAATTAGGGTTGGTGTGCTGGTCGACCATTTTTTTAGGGTTTCGAAAAGGCTGGGTGAAAAGATCAGATGTTTTCGATTATGCTATCGGTCAGTTGATGAGTGAGGATGCTGGTCAGGAAGTTGCCCTAATTGCTGGTGGGGAGTACTTAAGTGATGAAGAGCTTCTTGGGTTGATCGAGAAAAAACAACAAGGCCAAGATGCTGTCTCGGATCTGGATAAGTGGCGGCTGGCATTTTTGTTATGTATTGGTCGGTCTGGTGATAGTGAGGAAAATAAGGTGTGTAGACTTCAAGAGGTTTATGCAGATTTTGACTATCCAGAGGATATGGCTTTGTGCAGCGTATATTCCCAAGGGGAAGTTTCTCCACTAGTGGCGATGAGTTGGGTAGTGAAGAAACTGCAGGGTCAGCTTTTGTCTTCATGA
- a CDS encoding suppressor of fused domain protein, with amino-acid sequence MTLISHIENTLGLLEQGWSFREGSNPVQVVRVRNQPFDGVVTYVTLGLSDFLLSMPQEREIRQELVFTTYETFSAEAIASFMLSFCDYILACNKALLRGDVVGPSAPLIPGVAVNSVYASIPVVFDEVFSVYKKSSPHTVMVWLIPLLKEEADFVKAIGWSEFEDVLERANPDLMELNRESIV; translated from the coding sequence ATGACTTTAATCTCACACATAGAAAATACGCTTGGGCTACTAGAGCAGGGTTGGAGTTTTAGAGAAGGTTCCAACCCAGTGCAGGTTGTTCGTGTTAGAAATCAGCCCTTTGATGGTGTGGTGACCTATGTCACGCTTGGTCTCAGTGATTTTTTGTTATCCATGCCCCAAGAGCGTGAAATTAGGCAAGAGCTTGTTTTTACCACCTATGAGACGTTTTCCGCTGAAGCGATTGCATCTTTTATGCTTTCTTTTTGTGATTATATTTTGGCTTGCAATAAAGCATTGCTTCGTGGCGATGTTGTAGGGCCAAGTGCTCCGTTGATTCCGGGTGTAGCGGTAAATTCAGTTTATGCCTCAATTCCAGTTGTATTTGATGAGGTTTTTTCGGTGTATAAAAAATCTTCACCCCATACTGTGATGGTATGGTTGATTCCATTGCTCAAAGAAGAGGCGGATTTTGTAAAGGCTATTGGTTGGAGTGAATTTGAGGATGTGCTTGAGCGTGCGAATCCTGATCTTATGGAGCTGAATAGAGAGTCTATTGTTTAG
- a CDS encoding GH-E family nuclease, translated as MEQKLNTCASPADCQSVRDYYNNLDTTRNKEFGQYCRNNPASCLQVTKQLVDEIPANEKMLHDGRSAGLDRSAALWEITRSNERAINTGIIEKTRTDKGDGAALLTELAADGLSQDRGLFSSTAGGKGGTTGVKVGAVGDAAKGAADVTKRPSGFRKQTVQDSWDNAASGSTPETKACPTCNKDVSVAPGQGRRDWDVDHQPPWSQRDLSGKTRSEVLDEYNQGTRLECPGCNRSRGARPAE; from the coding sequence ATAGAACAGAAGCTCAATACGTGCGCCTCCCCGGCGGATTGCCAATCCGTCAGGGACTATTACAACAACCTTGATACGACTCGGAACAAAGAGTTCGGACAGTATTGCCGGAATAACCCGGCGAGCTGTTTGCAAGTGACGAAGCAGTTGGTGGATGAGATTCCGGCCAATGAGAAGATGCTGCATGACGGCAGGAGCGCCGGGCTCGATCGTTCGGCAGCGCTTTGGGAAATTACTCGAAGTAACGAGCGGGCCATCAATACCGGCATCATCGAGAAGACGCGTACCGATAAAGGCGATGGTGCTGCATTACTGACGGAGCTTGCGGCGGATGGATTGAGTCAGGACCGGGGGCTGTTCTCGTCGACGGCTGGGGGTAAGGGTGGTACAACCGGGGTTAAGGTTGGGGCTGTAGGAGATGCTGCAAAAGGTGCAGCAGATGTAACAAAGCGACCATCCGGCTTTAGAAAACAAACGGTACAAGATTCTTGGGATAACGCGGCAAGTGGCTCTACTCCGGAGACGAAAGCATGTCCTACTTGCAATAAGGATGTGAGCGTTGCACCCGGACAGGGCCGCAGAGACTGGGATGTAGACCATCAGCCCCCTTGGAGTCAGCGTGACCTTTCCGGGAAGACGCGCTCAGAAGTTTTGGATGAATACAATCAGGGTACGAGGCTCGAATGTCCGGGCTGTAACCGTTCACGTGGGGCGAGGCCTGCTGAGTAA
- a CDS encoding DUF637 domain-containing protein has product MDDRQYTLPARQPSAALQTREQFWGMPKRGLAFLLANVMFWQPMWAQAGGIVVSAPGTSLGQAGNGVPIVNIAKPNGSGLSHNKFKDYNVGSNGVILNNATNPAQSTQLGGIILGNPNLKGTAAKIILNEVNGGNPSQLRGYTEVAGQSAHVIVANPHGITCNGCGFINTPKATLTTGKPIIENGQLNRYQVDQGSVSIEGAGLNANNFDRFEIITRSAKINAEIQAKNLTIVAGRNDVNAGTLNATARADDGSAKPELAIDSSALGGMYAGAIKLVGTEAGVGVKLDGKMVASGGDIQLDANGHLSLAQATASRAVDIKAESLDARETIYAGSHVQATTQGVINNRRAIAARDNVTLTTDGQLNNLGIIEAGVNVDSTRNQVGDVALTAANIDNRGQSVIASRDLKVTTTQTLDNRGGTFSAGKTLTLDSKAIDNRAGTLVSQGKIQALATGTLDNRDKGIIASDGEQTLVAGTLKNSAGVISSNNLLKLDAKTLDNSGGKIASDAALTLGGGNAENSGGQITSQGDLVATLKSFNQQNGKLVSQGKLTLTADSIRNSDDGYIASVKAMSLTAHQQLFNTGKAIISTEQGLTISGGAVDNSNGSLLSQGDLIVDISGDLINQDGSVITQAGNVDVEASSLDNRGGVLASVDGWLKAALDKVLNNGESLTVGGDAGLIQAQSVELGAEQAVLNNGGQVSALSGTAEITAATLENRNGAVLAKQALTVRAHDLDNSDGRVAADTIDFGLTGALTNQRGLVEGANGLLIGAASIDNQGGKLRSVGKLGTATLTVDQLLDNQSGIIEAATQDLSLQMAGFKNAGGNVRHVGTGTLGVDLARFSNIGGSLMTSGTLTVDAARWDNSSDIQANVLNLKVGQLNQTSTGKLIAVQSLLATGGTWNNAGTISSDADLDLRLTGAYVGTENSRVSGVNQFDLSAASVDLSNGSRLAGGGATTVTSLGALNNAGRITGGGKFSLAATSLVNTGTLGGADTVELIASEARNDRGLIFSGADMALRFNRFTNYRADVYSLGALNVAARDGVARSVLLENISGTLESAKDMSLRSDTLINRKDVFTTTDELVSGSISVKCYDCGGDHHNVDYIANETYQSVVLEDSASATLMSGAKLTVDGSAVTNQYSVMASAADLQITADNFANIGAASGTSVRTRTWNTGRVTDGTDERFRGRYIVPYNAQANPKQVPVDALNSFRQVGDITIVTPGASLAPAVVQSGGNISIQATQQLANSGVVQFQAPLAGTAKSAATDVANAAQPAVVVLNPQLPPDLAQQQVNPTTMPGFTLPTGENGLFRVVDSAAAAQDSHDQSRATVQGSDASRVITGPKYLIETNPALTDLRKFMSSDYLLDNLGYDPDTSWKRLGDGLYEQRLIQQAVLARTGQRFIAGQTSDEGMFKYLMNNAIASKEQLNLALGVTLTSQQVAALTHDIVWMEDQVVNGQHVLVPVLYLAQANNRLMADGALIQGKNLSLIAGTDLKNAGTLRASENLSAAAGNNLINTRLAEAGERLKLVAGKDLVNMQGGILKGKDVELSTLTGDIRNDRTITTIENSGNGFSSKTSVVDNAARIEAGNNVSVRAAGDLLNVGGAITAGNDIDLSAGKDIVISAAREENGSMRKDKRHFWEQSQTVQHASEVKAGGDLNVTAGNNLTVVASHLGAKGDINLSGNDVALISAANQDSSEYRYKRSGKKINKEEDHVSQQATTLTAGGDVRVAARNDLLMVASKIAAGNEAYLVAGKQLSLLAEQNRDYSLYDMKKKGSWGSKAARRDEVTQLTHVGSEITTGGDLMLVSGGDQTYQLAKLQSGNDLIIDSGGRITFEGVKDLHDESHTKSKSDLSWYKMKGEGRTDETLRQSALVAQGKLVIKAVDGLRIDVKQVDQQSVSQTIDAMVKAEPDLAWMKEAQARGDIDWRQVKEIHDSFKYDNSGLGAGAKIAIAILMSFIMGPAGFGLSGTNLAVATSLSTTAVTSTIENKGNLGLALKETVSADSLKSAAIAGFTAYASAYADKEWFSSAESSSTTTQGVEPSTGSAGSAGSASSASNSSKDIFRWNTATDTAIRTTGQAVISSSISTAIGGGSFGSNFNAALLGEAGNVAMATGFNWVGDTIKFPDGGPQKIVAHAIMGGLLAELTGSDFKTGAVAAGLNEALIPGMAKVAGENKDLQLMLSQLTGLLAAAAVDGDLNTGSTIAKKATEFNYLFHAELVEREQKLNTCASPADCQSVRDYYNNLDTTRNKEFGQYCQRNPANCAQVTKQLVDEIPANEQLLQDVRVSGAKDSFARSISLWLSSQSNSQAINTSIVEKSRAESGDGEAFLAELALDALNPDRDLFSSTAGGKGGTTGVKVGVVGADGAKGARNLPLKDADRLAEVNKTLDRIEAGGPFPHSKDGTIFRNKEGKLPDGDYREYTVDTPGASNRGTRRVVQDANSGRMYYTDDHYESFIQVDPVRR; this is encoded by the coding sequence ATGGACGACCGTCAATACACCCTTCCGGCCCGCCAACCTTCCGCAGCCCTGCAAACCCGCGAGCAATTCTGGGGCATGCCCAAGCGTGGCCTGGCGTTCCTGTTGGCCAACGTCATGTTCTGGCAACCGATGTGGGCCCAGGCGGGCGGGATCGTGGTCAGCGCGCCGGGCACCAGCCTCGGTCAGGCGGGCAACGGCGTGCCCATCGTCAACATCGCCAAGCCCAACGGCAGCGGTCTGTCCCACAACAAATTCAAGGATTACAACGTCGGCAGCAACGGCGTGATCCTCAACAACGCCACCAACCCCGCCCAGTCCACGCAACTGGGCGGGATCATCCTGGGTAACCCGAACCTCAAGGGCACGGCCGCCAAGATCATCCTCAACGAAGTCAACGGCGGCAATCCCAGCCAACTGCGTGGCTACACGGAAGTGGCCGGGCAATCGGCCCATGTCATCGTCGCCAACCCACATGGCATTACGTGTAATGGCTGCGGGTTTATCAACACCCCCAAGGCGACCCTGACGACGGGTAAACCGATCATCGAAAACGGTCAGTTGAACCGCTATCAGGTGGATCAGGGCAGCGTGTCCATCGAAGGCGCGGGCCTCAACGCTAACAACTTTGACCGCTTCGAAATCATCACCCGCAGCGCGAAAATCAACGCCGAGATCCAGGCGAAGAACCTGACGATCGTCGCCGGGCGCAACGACGTCAATGCGGGCACCCTCAACGCCACCGCCCGTGCCGACGACGGCAGTGCCAAACCCGAACTGGCCATCGACTCCTCGGCTCTGGGCGGCATGTACGCGGGTGCCATCAAACTGGTAGGCACCGAAGCCGGCGTCGGGGTGAAGCTGGACGGCAAGATGGTCGCCAGTGGCGGCGATATCCAGCTCGATGCCAATGGGCATTTGAGTCTGGCGCAAGCCACGGCCTCGAGGGCCGTGGATATCAAGGCTGAAAGCCTGGACGCCCGGGAAACGATCTACGCTGGCAGCCATGTCCAGGCGACGACCCAGGGCGTCATCAACAACCGACGCGCCATTGCCGCCCGCGACAATGTCACGCTGACGACCGACGGTCAGCTCAACAACCTTGGCATCATCGAAGCCGGGGTCAACGTTGACAGCACCCGTAACCAAGTCGGTGACGTCGCACTCACGGCGGCCAACATCGACAACCGCGGGCAGAGCGTCATCGCCAGTCGCGACCTGAAAGTCACGACCACGCAAACCCTCGACAATCGCGGCGGCACTTTTTCCGCCGGCAAGACCCTGACGCTCGACAGCAAGGCCATCGACAACCGTGCCGGTACGCTGGTTAGCCAAGGCAAAATTCAAGCGCTGGCCACTGGAACGTTGGATAACCGTGATAAAGGGATCATCGCCAGCGACGGTGAGCAGACCCTGGTCGCCGGGACGCTAAAAAACAGCGCAGGCGTCATCAGCAGTAACAACCTCCTGAAGCTCGACGCGAAAACCTTGGATAACAGCGGCGGCAAAATTGCGTCCGACGCTGCACTAACCCTTGGGGGCGGCAATGCTGAAAATAGCGGAGGTCAAATCACCAGCCAGGGTGATCTCGTTGCGACCCTGAAAAGCTTCAATCAACAGAACGGCAAGTTGGTCAGCCAGGGGAAGCTGACCCTGACCGCAGACAGCATCCGCAACAGCGACGATGGCTATATCGCCTCGGTCAAGGCCATGAGCCTGACCGCTCACCAACAACTGTTCAATACCGGCAAGGCGATTATCAGCACCGAGCAGGGACTGACGATCAGCGGTGGTGCTGTCGATAACTCCAATGGCAGTCTGCTCAGCCAGGGCGACCTGATAGTCGATATCTCCGGCGATCTCATCAACCAGGACGGCAGCGTCATCACCCAGGCCGGGAATGTGGATGTCGAGGCGAGCAGTCTCGATAACCGTGGTGGCGTCTTGGCAAGTGTCGATGGCTGGCTGAAAGCCGCCCTCGACAAGGTACTGAACAACGGCGAATCGCTCACCGTAGGCGGCGATGCCGGATTGATCCAGGCGCAGTCCGTCGAACTCGGCGCAGAACAAGCGGTGCTCAACAATGGCGGGCAGGTGTCGGCCTTGTCCGGGACTGCTGAAATCACCGCCGCCACGCTGGAAAACCGCAACGGCGCAGTGCTTGCCAAACAGGCTCTGACGGTACGTGCCCATGACTTGGATAACAGCGACGGACGGGTTGCGGCGGACACTATCGATTTCGGTCTTACCGGCGCACTGACCAACCAGCGCGGCCTGGTGGAGGGCGCCAATGGCCTGCTGATTGGCGCCGCGTCGATTGACAACCAGGGCGGCAAGTTGCGCTCGGTGGGCAAGCTGGGTACCGCGACCCTCACGGTTGATCAACTGCTGGATAACCAGAGCGGCATCATCGAAGCCGCCACCCAAGACCTGTCCTTGCAGATGGCTGGTTTCAAAAACGCAGGCGGCAACGTTCGTCATGTGGGCACCGGCACGTTAGGCGTGGACCTCGCCAGGTTCAGCAACATCGGCGGCAGCCTGATGACCTCGGGCACGCTGACCGTCGACGCGGCGCGTTGGGATAACAGCTCGGATATCCAGGCCAATGTCCTGAACCTGAAGGTGGGCCAGCTCAATCAGACCAGCACCGGCAAGTTGATCGCGGTGCAAAGCCTGCTGGCCACGGGCGGCACCTGGAACAACGCGGGCACCATCAGCAGCGACGCTGATTTGGATCTGAGGCTGACCGGCGCGTATGTCGGTACCGAAAACAGCCGCGTCAGCGGTGTCAATCAATTCGATTTGAGCGCCGCCAGCGTCGATCTATCCAACGGTTCGCGCCTGGCTGGCGGTGGCGCTACCACCGTCACCAGTCTCGGTGCATTGAACAATGCCGGACGGATCACCGGCGGCGGCAAGTTCTCCCTGGCCGCCACGAGCCTGGTCAATACAGGCACGCTGGGTGGCGCCGACACCGTCGAACTGATTGCCAGCGAGGCCCGTAACGATCGCGGCCTGATCTTCAGCGGCGCGGACATGGCCCTGCGTTTCAACCGCTTCACCAACTATCGCGCGGACGTCTACAGCCTGGGGGCACTTAATGTCGCGGCACGAGATGGCGTCGCTCGCAGCGTGCTGCTGGAGAACATCTCCGGCACCCTGGAGTCAGCGAAGGATATGTCGCTGCGCAGCGACACTCTGATCAATCGCAAGGACGTCTTTACCACTACCGATGAGCTGGTGTCAGGCTCCATCAGTGTCAAATGCTATGACTGCGGCGGCGATCATCACAACGTCGACTATATAGCCAATGAAACCTACCAGAGCGTAGTGCTTGAAGACTCGGCCAGTGCCACCCTGATGAGTGGGGCGAAGCTGACCGTTGATGGCTCTGCGGTGACCAACCAATACAGCGTGATGGCTTCGGCTGCCGACCTGCAGATCACGGCAGACAATTTTGCCAACATTGGCGCTGCTTCCGGCACCAGCGTCAGGACGCGGACCTGGAACACCGGCAGGGTCACCGACGGAACCGACGAGCGTTTCCGGGGCAGGTACATCGTCCCCTACAACGCCCAGGCCAACCCGAAACAAGTCCCCGTCGACGCGCTCAACAGCTTCCGTCAGGTCGGTGATATCACGATCGTGACGCCAGGGGCGTCGCTGGCACCGGCGGTTGTTCAGTCGGGCGGCAACATCAGCATCCAGGCTACGCAGCAGCTGGCGAACAGCGGTGTCGTGCAGTTCCAGGCGCCCCTGGCGGGCACGGCAAAATCAGCGGCAACCGATGTTGCCAACGCCGCACAACCAGCGGTCGTGGTGCTCAACCCGCAGCTGCCGCCTGATCTGGCCCAACAACAAGTCAACCCGACCACCATGCCCGGGTTCACCTTGCCGACTGGCGAAAATGGCTTGTTCCGTGTCGTCGACAGCGCGGCCGCAGCGCAAGACAGCCACGACCAGAGCCGGGCCACTGTCCAGGGCTCGGACGCCAGCCGGGTCATCACCGGCCCCAAATACCTGATTGAAACCAACCCCGCGCTGACCGACCTCAGGAAGTTCATGAGTTCGGACTACTTGCTGGATAACCTGGGTTATGACCCCGACACCAGCTGGAAGCGCCTGGGCGATGGTTTGTACGAACAACGCCTGATCCAACAGGCGGTGCTGGCCCGCACTGGGCAGCGTTTCATTGCCGGACAGACCAGCGACGAAGGCATGTTCAAGTACCTGATGAACAACGCCATCGCCAGCAAGGAACAACTGAACCTGGCCCTTGGCGTGACCCTGACTTCGCAACAAGTCGCCGCGCTGACCCACGACATCGTCTGGATGGAAGATCAGGTCGTCAATGGTCAACATGTCTTGGTGCCGGTGCTTTACCTGGCACAGGCCAACAACCGGCTCATGGCCGATGGCGCGTTGATCCAGGGCAAGAACCTCTCCCTGATTGCGGGCACCGACCTGAAGAACGCCGGGACGCTGCGTGCCAGCGAGAACCTCTCGGCGGCAGCCGGGAACAATCTGATCAACACGCGTCTGGCTGAGGCGGGCGAGCGGCTCAAGTTGGTCGCGGGCAAAGACCTGGTCAACATGCAAGGCGGCATCCTCAAGGGCAAGGATGTCGAGCTGTCGACGTTGACCGGTGACATCCGCAATGACCGGACCATCACCACTATCGAGAACAGTGGCAACGGTTTCAGTTCGAAAACCTCGGTGGTCGACAATGCGGCGCGCATCGAGGCCGGCAACAACGTCAGCGTTCGGGCGGCCGGTGATCTACTGAACGTGGGCGGCGCCATCACGGCGGGCAACGACATCGACCTGAGCGCGGGCAAAGACATCGTCATCTCCGCAGCTCGCGAAGAAAACGGCTCGATGCGTAAGGACAAACGCCACTTCTGGGAGCAGAGCCAGACCGTTCAGCACGCCAGTGAAGTCAAGGCGGGTGGCGACCTGAACGTCACCGCTGGCAACAACCTGACCGTAGTCGCCAGCCATCTCGGGGCCAAAGGCGACATCAACCTGAGCGGCAACGATGTCGCCCTGATCTCGGCGGCTAACCAGGACTCCAGCGAATACCGCTACAAACGCAGCGGCAAGAAGATCAACAAGGAAGAAGACCATGTCTCGCAGCAGGCGACCACGCTCACGGCTGGAGGTGATGTAAGGGTTGCTGCACGCAATGATCTGTTGATGGTTGCGAGCAAGATTGCGGCGGGTAACGAAGCCTACTTGGTGGCGGGTAAGCAGTTGAGTCTGCTGGCTGAGCAGAATCGTGATTACTCGTTGTATGACATGAAAAAGAAGGGGAGCTGGGGCAGTAAAGCCGCACGGCGAGACGAGGTGACTCAACTCACCCATGTCGGGAGTGAAATCACCACCGGAGGCGACCTGATGCTGGTCAGCGGTGGTGATCAGACTTATCAACTGGCGAAGCTGCAAAGCGGCAACGACCTGATCATCGACAGCGGTGGGCGCATCACCTTCGAAGGGGTCAAGGACCTCCACGACGAGAGCCATACCAAGAGTAAAAGCGACCTGTCCTGGTACAAGATGAAAGGCGAGGGACGGACCGACGAAACCTTGCGCCAGAGCGCTCTGGTTGCCCAAGGCAAGTTGGTAATCAAGGCCGTCGATGGACTACGCATCGACGTCAAGCAAGTCGATCAGCAGAGCGTCAGCCAAACCATCGATGCAATGGTGAAGGCTGAACCAGACCTGGCCTGGATGAAAGAGGCCCAGGCGCGTGGCGACATTGACTGGCGTCAGGTGAAGGAAATCCACGACAGCTTCAAGTATGACAACTCCGGTCTGGGGGCCGGCGCCAAGATCGCCATCGCGATTTTGATGTCGTTCATCATGGGGCCGGCAGGCTTCGGATTGTCGGGAACCAATCTTGCGGTCGCCACGAGTCTGAGCACCACGGCGGTCACCAGCACTATTGAGAACAAAGGCAACCTGGGACTTGCGCTGAAGGAAACAGTCAGCGCCGATAGCCTGAAGAGTGCGGCGATTGCCGGTTTTACCGCCTATGCATCGGCATACGCGGACAAAGAATGGTTTAGCAGTGCGGAGAGCTCCAGCACGACCACTCAAGGCGTCGAGCCGTCGACGGGTTCGGCGGGGTCGGCAGGTTCGGCATCGAGCGCGAGTAACTCCTCTAAGGATATCTTCCGTTGGAACACCGCGACTGACACTGCAATCCGCACAACCGGGCAAGCAGTGATCTCCAGCAGTATCTCCACCGCGATCGGTGGTGGCAGCTTCGGCAGCAATTTCAATGCTGCCCTGTTGGGAGAGGCCGGCAATGTGGCGATGGCGACCGGCTTCAACTGGGTGGGCGATACCATCAAGTTCCCCGATGGCGGCCCACAGAAAATTGTTGCCCACGCGATCATGGGTGGCCTGCTGGCTGAGCTGACGGGCAGCGACTTCAAGACCGGTGCGGTTGCCGCCGGTTTGAATGAAGCGCTGATTCCCGGCATGGCCAAGGTGGCGGGTGAAAACAAAGATCTGCAACTGATGCTGTCGCAACTGACGGGGCTTCTGGCAGCGGCTGCGGTCGATGGCGACCTGAATACAGGTTCGACGATCGCCAAGAAAGCGACGGAATTCAACTATCTGTTCCATGCTGAACTGGTCGAAAGAGAACAGAAGCTCAATACGTGCGCCTCCCCGGCGGATTGCCAATCCGTCAGGGACTATTACAACAACCTTGATACGACTCGGAACAAAGAGTTCGGACAGTACTGTCAGCGGAATCCGGCGAATTGTGCGCAAGTTACAAAGCAACTGGTGGATGAGATTCCTGCTAATGAACAGTTGTTGCAGGACGTCAGGGTATCCGGGGCTAAAGACAGCTTTGCACGTTCGATATCACTCTGGTTGTCTAGTCAGAGTAATTCGCAGGCTATCAACACCAGCATCGTGGAGAAGTCCCGCGCCGAAAGTGGCGATGGTGAGGCGTTTTTGGCGGAGCTTGCGTTGGATGCGTTGAATCCGGATCGGGATTTGTTCTCGTCGACGGCTGGGGGTAAGGGTGGTACAACCGGGGTTAAGGTTGGGGTTGTGGGGGCCGATGGTGCAAAAGGGGCTAGGAATCTTCCACTCAAGGATGCTGATCGTTTAGCTGAGGTAAATAAGACTCTTGATCGTATCGAAGCTGGCGGTCCTTTTCCCCACAGTAAAGATGGAACCATCTTCAGGAACAAAGAAGGTAAGCTGCCAGATGGAGATTACCGTGAGTATACCGTTGATACACCAGGCGCGAGTAATCGCGGCACACGTCGGGTAGTTCAAGATGCAAACTCCGGTAGGATGTACTACACAGACGATCATTACGAAAGTTTCATTCAAGTTGATCCGGTCAGGAGGTAG